In the genome of Betaproteobacteria bacterium, the window ATCTCGCCGTCGCGGTTGCGCACGTAGAACTGACCGATGTCTTCCGGGGTCATGCGGTACTTCGGCTGCGCCTGCAGAATCACCTGATACAGGCGCGAGTCCTTTGGAAACTGGCTCACGTACAGCGAGCCGAACATGGTTTGCAGCGTGTTGTAGGCCTCCTGCACCGGAACGCCGAGCACCTCGGCCTTGTCGCGATCGACGTCAGCAAGGAGCTGCTGGCCGGTCGCGCGAATGGTCGTGTTCACCCCGGCGAGCTCGGGCCGCGTGCGTGCCTTCGCGATGATCCGATCGACCAAATCCGAGAGCTGCTCGAAGTTGCCCGCCCCTTTCTGCTCGATCCAGATCTGGAAACCGGCGACGATGCCCAAGCCAGGGATCGCCGGCGGATTGACCGGCACGATCAGGCCGTCCTGGACGTTGTAGAACGCTCGCTTCGCCTCCTCGATCAACGCGAAAGCCGAAAGCGAGGGCGACTTGCGCTCTTCGTAATCCTTCAATGAGACGAACAACAGACCGAAATTGGTCTTGTTCTGGGAATCGATCAGGCTGTAGCCGTCCACCTGCGTGACGTTGGCGACCGCAGGCTGCTTGGCCATGAAATCACCGGCTTGCCGTCCCGCGAAGTTCGTCCGGTCGAGACTGGCGGCGTCAGGCAGGAAGTAGGGTACGAAGATGTAACCCTGATCCTCCTGCGGCACGAACGCGGTCGGCAGCAGCTTGAACAGCCACACCGACCCCGCCACGACCAGCGCAAACGCGGCGAGGCCAACTATCCAGCTTCGTGTGATCCACTTCACGCCGGCAACATATCCGTTGGTGATGCGCTCCAGCGTCACGTCGAACCACTTGAAGAAGCCTTTCTTCTCGCCGTGCTTCGCCTTGATGAGAATCGCGGCCAGCGCCGGCGAAAGCGTGAGCGCGACGATGCCCGAAAACACGACCGAGACTGCAATGGTGATCGCGAACTGCTTGTATAGCGCGCCGGTGATGCCGCCGAGGAATGCAACCGGGATGAACACGGCATTGAGCACCAGCACCACGGCGATCACGGGCCCGCTGACCTCGTCCATGGCGCGCTTGGCGGCTTCCTTGGGCGAGAGTCCGAACTGCACCATGTTGCGCTCGGTGTTTTCGACCACCACGATCGCATCGTCCACCACGAGTCCGATGGCGAGGATCATGCCGAACAGCGTCAGCATGTTGATCGAGAAACCGAAGGCGAGCATGCCGATCATGGCGCCGAGGATCGACACCGGCACGGCGAGGGTCGGGATGATGGTGAGCCGCAGGCTGTGCAGGAAGATGAACACCACCAGGACCACCAGCACCACCGCCTCGTAGAAAGTCTTGATGACCTCGTCGATCGATGCCTGCACGAACTTGGTCGTGTCGAGCGCCACTTGATATTCCAGGCCGTCGGGGAAGCTCTTGGACAGTTCCGCCAGCGTTGCCCGCACGTCTTTCGACACCTGAATCGCGTTGGCCCCGGGTTGCTGGTACACGGCGATCAGGGTCGCCGGCTTACCCTGGTAGCTCGTGCGCAGTGCATAGCTTTGCGCGCCCAGCGTCGTGTATCCGATATCTTTCACGCGAACGATCGCCGCCTGTTCGTTCTCGGCGCGTACGATCATGTTGTCGAACTGCGACGGCTCGGTGATCATCGGGGTGGTGACGGGAAAAGTCTGCTTCACCGGGTAGGGGGTCGGCTGGTCGCCGATGCGGCCCACCGCGAACTGCTGGTTCTGCTGCTTCACCACGTTCGCAATGTCGCTGGTGGTGATGCCGAGCTGCGCCATCCGGTCCGGCCTCAGCCACACACGCATCGCGTACTCGGGGACGCCGAAGATCGAAGCCTGGTTTGCGCCGTTGATGCGGTTGATGGTCGAAAGGATCTGGACGTTGGTGTAGTTGGAGATGAAGTCCGCGTCGTAGCGCCCGTCGGGTGAAAAAAACGCCAGCACCATGAGGAAAGTGTTGCTCTTCTGCTGCACCGTGACGCCTTGCGCCTGCACCGACTGCGGCAGCTGCGGCATTGCCTGGCTCAGCCGGTTCTGCACGTCGACCTGCGCCAGCATCGGGTCTGTGTCGATGGTGAAATAGACAGTGAGGGTGTAATTGCCGGTCGACGAGCTCG includes:
- a CDS encoding multidrug efflux RND transporter permease subunit produces the protein MFSHFFIDRPIFSAVVAIVISIGGLVAMVSLPIAQFPQITPIQIQVTATYPGANGTLVAQNVGAPIEQQVNGANNMIYMQSTSSSTGNYTLTVYFTIDTDPMLAQVDVQNRLSQAMPQLPQSVQAQGVTVQQKSNTFLMVLAFFSPDGRYDADFISNYTNVQILSTINRINGANQASIFGVPEYAMRVWLRPDRMAQLGITTSDIANVVKQQNQQFAVGRIGDQPTPYPVKQTFPVTTPMITEPSQFDNMIVRAENEQAAIVRVKDIGYTTLGAQSYALRTSYQGKPATLIAVYQQPGANAIQVSKDVRATLAELSKSFPDGLEYQVALDTTKFVQASIDEVIKTFYEAVVLVVLVVFIFLHSLRLTIIPTLAVPVSILGAMIGMLAFGFSINMLTLFGMILAIGLVVDDAIVVVENTERNMVQFGLSPKEAAKRAMDEVSGPVIAVVLVLNAVFIPVAFLGGITGALYKQFAITIAVSVVFSGIVALTLSPALAAILIKAKHGEKKGFFKWFDVTLERITNGYVAGVKWITRSWIVGLAAFALVVAGSVWLFKLLPTAFVPQEDQGYIFVPYFLPDAASLDRTNFAGRQAGDFMAKQPAVANVTQVDGYSLIDSQNKTNFGLLFVSLKDYEERKSPSLSAFALIEEAKRAFYNVQDGLIVPVNPPAIPGLGIVAGFQIWIEQKGAGNFEQLSDLVDRIIAKARTRPELAGVNTTIRATGQQLLADVDRDKAEVLGVPVQEAYNTLQTMFGSLYVSQFPKDSRLYQVILQAQPKYRMTPEDIGQFYVRNRDGEMIPLSALVTTRYVVGPDLVTRFNNYPAIAINGAPAPGVSSGQALATIREITEEILPPGYGFEWAGEAREEVTSGSTSAIAFVFGLIFVFLILAAQYESWSLPVGVMMAVPFAVLGALVAIALRGIPNDIYFQIGLLTLVGLAAKNAILIVEFAVELNRKEGKSFFDAAAEAARLRLRPIIMTSFAFILGTVPLAIATGASSNSRHSIGTGVIGGTLAATVIAIFFIPMFFWLLETASHKLFGGKKTEPPAPTAGGTAPAAAPHAPRKED